The following nucleotide sequence is from Callithrix jacchus isolate 240 chromosome 12, calJac240_pri, whole genome shotgun sequence.
tgccatctctacaaaaaaaaaaaaaaaacaaaaaactcttggGTATGGTAGCATCTACCTGTAagcccagttacttgggaggctgagccggaaCAGGAGTTTGCAGCAGCAGTGAGCCACAACTGGGCCActaactaaactccagcctgggtgatgcagCCAGATCCTgtacctaaagaaaaaaaatgcagaaacttAGGCCTACCCAGACTGCTCTACTGGAATCTTGAGAGCTGCAAATCATTGATTTTCAGCACAGATGATCTTGCCCACCCCTAACACTGACTTGAACAAACACTAGCATAATTTCTAGCAGCTCAAGGCCATGTCTAAGGGATGGCCCAGGCCTCCTTGGGTCCCTGACTAGGGAAGCTCAAGGCTGCCAAAAGAATTTACCATTTGTTCCAGCCAATGCAGatcacagcctttttttttttttttttttaattgcattttaggttttggggtacatgtgaagaacatgcaagattgttgcatagatacacacatggcagtgtgatttgctgccttcatccacTTCAccttatctggcatttctccccatgccctctctccccaactccccaccccctgctgtccctcgcctatttccccacaacagaccctagtgtatgatgctcccctccctgtgtccatgtgttctcactgttcagtttgctgagaatgatggtttccaggttcatccgtgtccctacaaaggacatgaactcgtttttgatggctgcataatattccatagtgtagatgtgccacattttccctgtccagtctatcatcgatgggcatttgggttggttccgggtctttgctattgtaaactggaTCACAGCCTTCTaaattcccccttttttttttgaaaaggagtcacgctccgttgcctaggctggaatgcagtcatgcgatctcagctcactgcaacctctgcctcccgggttcaagcagttctaccACCTCtatctcctaagtagctgggagtacaggtgtgctgtacaccatgcccggctaacttttgtgtttttagtagagatggggtttcaccatattggccaggctgctcttgaactcctgacctcaggtgatccacccacaatgctgggactataggcatgagccacagcacccagcccctcCCTCTTCTTAGAGGGCTTACTTCATAACATTTACAATTGTAAATCTTTTCTGACCCTCTGAGATACCAATGTACCTTCTGCAGCACaggaatgtgtttttctttttctgggagcCATCCCTTTGTCATGTAATTATCAGGAATGATAAGGCTGACTCCTGGCCTCTGTGGGAAGCTAGTATCCTAACTTTGATAAACTTGTGAGTTAGTAGACACAGACAGCTTAATCACTCACATTCACCAACCTCCTTAGCAGCTTTTTGTAATTTTCCACTTCCTCAGTTCTATTTGAACCTCCTCCTCTCTCGCCCCCTTTAAAATTCCATCACATCTGGACAGATTGGAGCTAAGCTCAGTTCTATACTAAGGACTCTCTCCTTCTGCAATATTGAGTAAAATCTGTCATTATTGCCTTTAGTGTTCAGCTTTTTAAGTCTCTATTTTAACAAGGTCCTTTAAGGCTCCATTTAATAAGGTCATAAACAGCCCTGAATGGTGGGAAaaaattatgcccattttaccAATGAGAGAGTTATATCTTTGCTTAAGATCATACTGGTAAACTAGAAATTGAACATGTTTCATGACTCAATCCAGGGCTCTTTCCAAAATACATGCTAATCAGAAAGGGAAGACCACACTACACATGAGGACCCAGGGGAAGACAGTTGGTGAGAGCACtcacaaaaaaccaaaaaggttTCTCTTGATGCATCTCCATTGGTGCAATGCcctctcaggattttttttttttttttgacacggagtctcactctgtcgcccaagctagagtacagtggtgcgatcttggctcactacaacctctgcctcctgggttcaagcaattctcctgcctcagcttcctgagtagctgggattacaggcgtgcatcaccacacccatctaatatttcatatttctagtagagatggggtttcaccatgttggccaagctggtcttgaactcctgacctcaagtgatccatccacctcagcttccaaagtgctaggattacaggcgtgagccaccacattcaacCTCAGGTTCTTCTTTAGTTGCAACAGAACTGTTTCAGCATCAAGTGTCTTAGGTATTAAAGTTGTAAGTTTAGGTACTGAGTTTTCCTATCGGTAGCTGGAGTCCCAGGGATGACAGGTACCAACCGTGTGCAAGTACCAAAGGCTGTGGTCTCAAAAGCTGCAGAAGCCCAGACCTTCACGGGCCTGTACACACCCCGTGCAGCCACTACTACATGAAGTCAGATACAGGCATGGTCTTAGTCCTGAACCACTCACCCCTAACTCCCTCTGCATACTCAGTCCCGATGTTCTCCTACTTTCCCAGCTTTACCTCCAGTGTCAGTATCCATTCTTGCTTTCAGGGGTAAACACTGACTCCCTTCTCCTCCTAGCTGGGCCAGTCCTCTGGGTAAACACTATTTCCTATTTCCACCTCCACCTTTCTACTCCTGGGCCAGTTTGATGCCTTGATGCACCTGAGCTCCCTGGTAGCTCTTGCTGATCTCACTCAAACTTACACAACAAAATTCAAACACAGAAGATTACCAAATTAAGTTATATTTcatcctctctctgtcttttcttctcctgATTTGTCATGTTAGGCTAAAAGACCAAGAGAAAAAGAGTTACCAATTTTAAACAACAAAGTCATTCCTCTAGGAAAGACAGTGACATTACTAACATGAATGATGGGATGAATTTTTCTCGTCATTTTCAAACCACTTAGATTACTATAACCAGAGGAATTCCCCCAGGCACTTTACCCCTCAGCCATGGAGAATGCTGATTTTTTACTTTCAGCCAGCATTATGgtaaatatattgttattattagttTTATCAGAAAAGCTTATACATACAGGTGATTTCTGATGCATAATTTTATTAAAGCCAGAGATGGTCATTTCTTCTAGAGAAACAAATCTCTGAGGTTAGAATGGAAGACAATGAAATAAGAGATTCAAATTTATAATTTACCTTTGTCAAACTATCCCAGAGCATGCCAATTCTATTATGAAAGTATTACTTTGACATTATGAATCAAATTATTAATAGAAAACACAGAAGCCAAAAAACCTTTTAAATTCTGTAATCTTCAAGTCAATCATCACTTTTCTTAGGTTTTTGAAGACccgaaaataaaaataatttcaaacaccAGCATTCAAACACCATACACATTTGTAATCAggcacagcaatttttttttttttttttttttcagatggagtctcagtcacccaggctggagtgcagtggcctgatattggctcactgcaacctctagctcccaggttcaagtgattcttctacctcagcctcccgagtagctgggactacaggtacatgccaccacgcctggttttttatttttagtagagacagggtttcgccaagttgcccaagctggtcttgaactcctgatctcaagtgacctgcccacctcggcctcccaaagtgctagaattacaggcgtgagccaccacacccagcccagcagtcaattttaagttttgtattttccagGTTTTAGCTTAATAATTCTCATTACTTTTTTAGATTTCTGTCAGTTTTGTTTTGGGGCTATTTTGCCTTACTGGGCCTAAATAGggaattaaaatacattaattagcCATACTAAGAATAGAGTATAAGTGGGGTTTCTCACTCCTGAGGGACACAAGTGGAAACACAGGTGAATGCCCATGGTTATCCCTGAGCTGGGCAGTTTCACACAATCATTTTTGCTCTGAGGCCAAAGTCTGTGGTTTGATCATCTTAGCAGCTTCCAGAACAGAAAGTAGGTTTACTTTGTCTCCAAATTCTTTTTCCCGGTGCTCGAGAAGAATGCCCTAAAAGGAAACAAGAGGTACTGTCAGTCTTCATTCtaagtcattcattcatcagaCAGACATCGAGGGCCAGCTGTCTGTCAAGCCTTGTGCTTGAACAGCAAAGAACACAGATCCAAATATGGCCCggctcctgccctcaaggaattcAGTCTTTGGGGAAGATAATTTAAGGAGGGCCACATCTATCTGGCCTGTAGAACAGCTCTCTGGAAGCAGGAAGTCAGGAGTGATTAAGCATGACAATGGCAATCAGGGAAGGGCTCGCAGATGATAAAGCATGGAGGGTAACCAGGATGTCTACAGGTAGAGATGCAGGTAAAAGATTGttatcaggccaggcacggtggctcaagcgtgtaatctcagcactttgggaggccaaggcgggtggatcacgaggtcaagagatcgagaccatcctggtcaatatggtgaaaccctgtctctactaaaaatataaaaaaaattagctgggcatggtggcgtatgcctgtaatccaagctacttgggaggctgaggcaggagaattgcctgaacccaggaggcggaggttgtggtgagccgagatcgtgccattgcactccagcctgggtaacaagagcgaaactccatctcaaaaaaaaaaaatgttatcaggtgaagagaaaaaaatgaagctaaGATAGAAAGCAGAGCTCAGAGATTAGACTTTGGAAGGAACTGAATGACCATCTAAAAGAGAGACCCTCTTTTTCCTTTAGTCTTCCTAAGAAACTTGAAGCCACTCTCTTCTCATATAGTGAAGAAAAATGCACTAAGACACAGGATTCCCTAAAGTTGAAGGtggtaaaagaaacaaaataacaggTTTGAGATCAGCATCAAAGAATCCTTGTTAGAGTTCTTTGATCcgttacatcttttttttttttttttcaagactgagttttgctcattacccgggctggagtgcaatggcgtgatctcggctcaccgcaacctccgcctcctgggttcaggcaattctcctgcctcagcctcctgagtagctgggattacaggcacgcgccaccatgcccagctaattttttgtatttttagtagagacggggtttcaccatgttgaccaggatggtctcgatctcttgacctcgtgatccgcctgcctcggcctcccaaagtgctgggattacaggaatgagccactgtacccggccgaTCCAttacatcttaaaaagaaaatctgtaaatATGCTGTGTCATTATTTATAAAGACTTAAAAGTCCCACCACACTATGGTGATTACAGGGAAGCAGAtcagaaaattatatttacttgCTCAATAAACCATAACATAGACATTACAAATACtaagaataggctgggcacggtggcacatgcctgtaaccccagcactttgggtggccaaggtgggtggatcacctgaggtcaggagttcgtgaccagcctagccaatatggtgaaaccccatctccactaaaaatataaaaattagctcggtatggtggcaggtgcctgtaatcctagctactggggaggctgaggcaggataatcacttgaacctgggagtttaCAGTgtaccaagattgtgccattgcagtccagcccgggcaacaagagcaaaacttcgtctcaaaaaggaaaaaaaaaaaaaaaaggaaatcccacCACCCCCAATTTTAGACTACAAAAGCTCTATATCCAACAAGAACTGAGGTAAATCCTGAAGCTCAGCTAGCTGGTTAAACTTCCACCTGAGAGAATGAAGGCCAGGAGCTCCAGGGAATACCAACAAAGTTAAACAACACACCTAGCAACATCAGAAATGTGCCAGTAGAGCCCCTGAGCACCAGATGAGTCATCGCCAGGCAAGAAAAGGCTGGCAGTCATGGCCACCTCTGCCCCAGAGGCCATGAGAAGGCAGAGGCGAGTAGGTGAAAGAATCCCACTATGCTAGAGTAGGAAGAGGATGGGCAACCCTCTGGGGAAGTGGCCTGCCCAAGCATAAGGACATCAGGAAGAGGTCACTGGGAACCACTTCCAAGGAGAGGCTCGGGGCAGGGCTGGGAAGGGTCCTGGGAGTTCAATAGATTTGAGTTCCTAAGTTTCATTTCCATTGTACCACTTAGCTGTGTCTTTGCCTGCGTTATTTTAAATCTCTAGGCCCCCTGCTATATATGTAGATGGGAATAAAAACACCTAACATCCCAGATTGGTTGTGAGGAAGACGTGAGCTCATGTACATGAGCATGTAGAGCATGTAGAACAAGACAGGCACTCAGTGGCAACCGTTATCACTAAGACATTTTGACAGATTTACTGGAAAATTAGCAAATAGGTTTATGTTACATCAGATACCAATTTATTCTAAATTCTAATACTGTCAAGTGAATCAGTTACCAAGCTGTAAAATGAAAACCTAAGAAATAAAGCTTAAACTTGAAGGACTTCTATTCCCTTTTATTCCTCGCGAATTGGGAAGAGTATGTAATTATCAACATCAATAGTAAGATCTAACAATGCAGATAAACCCCATCTTTCtacagaaagaaaacactttCTACACATTAATGTTACATCCAAGGTTGACAGAGACAGGCCTAGAACTCAGGTACCAGCTTCCAGGTCCTTCTCCCATATCCTTCCCTCAtctactttttgagatggagtctcactctgtcacctaggctggagtatggtgacacaatctcagctcactgcagcctctgcctcctgggttcaagtgatctcctgcctcagcctcccaagtagctgggactacagaagcacaccactatgcctggctaattttttaactttttctttagtagagacgggattttgccatgttggccaggctggtctggtcttgaactcctggcctcaagtgatccacctgcctcagcctcccaaagtgctggggttacaggcacgagccatagGCCCCCTCATCCACTTTGCCCCGTCCCTGCTACACATCTTCCTGTCCTCTGCTGACACCACCCTCCAGGGCAGGGGGAGCCACCATGGCTCAAGGGTGTCTATACTCTGGCACGAACAACTGCCCACCTGGCTCTTGGGCCTACAGAGATCCCATCCCTCCTTTCCACACCTTCCCCTAGTGCCCCATGCTGCTTCTGGAGCCTCACAACCAGAACTATGGTAATAGCCTGTTTGCAGAGGAGTCAGCTGGCTTTCCTAGGCCAGCCCTGACACCAAGACCCCCACAGGGAAAAGCATCGTCTTCCTGCCACGTCCTTGTTACTTCCTGTAATTAGGCCTGGttctattccttccttccttctcaattTTCTTAATGCCATCCATCCATGGTGGCCTGGAATACTGCAAGGGAGTAAATtcataaacagaataaaactgTGCTTCAGTTCAAGCACAGAAAACAAACTTCAAGTCAGCAAACCTGGGCTCAGCCCCAAAATAGCCGCCAATGGGCTGTGCTCTTTGTGCAATTGCTCATCCCTTCTCAGGTCTAAGTTCATTCtctgaaaaatgaacaaactgtCTCATGGTGTCACTGTAATGAGGGAGCAGATTCAAGTATGAGGTACTAGCAGAGCAAGATGTGTGATAAACAACaactgccttcccttgccttcttCATGTTCCCCAGCTTGCTAGAAAGGCTAGGAGACCCAAAACAGGGAAAATCAACCCCCACTCCAGCCTCTGGTTGGGGTCTCAggttcacagacacagacactaCAGACCTATAAGTAAATACCAAGAACTTACCTGCTTTCCTGATCCTACCACAAAAACTCCTCCGAGGACGAAGCCTTCTCCTTCCAGGTTTCCAGAGAAGCCTCCATTCCAGGCTCGGAAGAAGTTGTACCACACTCCCAGACGGATAAATCCCATAAACATCATTTTCCGCCTTTGTGGACCATAGAACTTTTTCTATGGAGTGAGAAAGACAGATCCCATATGAGTAGTCTACATGCCTGCCTTCCCCAGGGAGGAAAGGCTCCCCACCAGGCACTGGTTCTTAGGCAAAGACTCAAGGCCTGCTGGCTCGTCTTCTCTCCCACCCAATACACATACCAGCCCCACCCAGgtccactctttttttcttttttgttttttgagatggaatcttgctctgtcatccaggctggagtgcaatggtacaatctcggctctctgcaatctctgcctcctaggttcaagtgattctcctgcctcagcctcccaagtagctgggattataaatgccCTCCagcaggccaggctaattttggaatttttagtagagatgggctttcatcacgtaggccaggctggtctcaaactcctgacctcaagtgacctgcccaccttggcctcccaaagtgctgggattacaggcatgagccaccatgcccagcccatccaGGTCCACTCTCAACTGCCCAAGGAAACAGAACCCTGCTGGGTCCAGTTTCTGACTGCAAGGTAGGCCCAACTTAGGGAGACATCTGTAGCTTTCAATTCTGACTCTAACTTCTTACTAGTCTTGCACATAACAGGATGGTAACAGTGCTTCATTCTGCAGAGGTGggagcagaagagaaagaaataaatgaattaaggGATAGGGTGTGGGGCTTTGTGCTAGGCCCCCAACAGTGGAGAACCCTGTTGGAGTTTCAGCGATTTCCTACTCTCCCAGTTCACACTGCAGGAAAGGCTCAAGTAATACATATGCTCAACTTACAATAGGGTTATGGtccctataaaaccatcataaGTTGAAATATCTTATATTGAAATGCATTTAAGGCACCTAACCTAACATCATATCTTAGCCTAgactaccttaaacatgctcagaacactctCATTAATTTATAGTTGAGTAAAAACTTAACAcaagcctattttataatgaagTGATGAATAACTCATGTAGTTTACTGAATAtagaatgtgaaaaacaaaatggctataTGGGTTCttgaaaaaatgtagaaattaaataCCTATCACTTCCATACCACTATAAAGTTGAAAGACCGTAAGTCAAACCATCAGAGGGTCAGGGACTGTCCGTAATTGAGAGGACAGCTTTAAAATGTCTGATCATGCCCTGCTCAGGGGGGTGAAAAATGCCTTGCAAGTTGAGGGCAGCTGAAGGGGAGGCTAGCTTCCAGCTCCAGGCCAGACATACCTGGGCCACCCGACTCTCCACAGCTGAGCATAATCCCCAGCAGTCTGTGCCTAAAAGGTGCCCAGCACACGCACCTTTTCATCCAGGAAGACTTCTCCTTTGAAATAAGGCTGGAAATCCTTCACTTCAGTCTTGATGTGCTCCTTTACCACTGCATAGAGGGGGACGCCAAGCTCGTCCAACTTGGGTTTCAGGGAGGACAGATCTGCAGCTTCCTGTGGATGACACAGGGGTTCAGGGACCTCTGTCCCAGTTGGCTCTGGGCCTCCACACAGAGTGCTGCGTtccctctgcagcccaggcttcTTGTCTTCTCCAGTGGGAAACAGAGACAAGGCTCCTGTCATGGCTGCCCTGACCAGAGCTTGGGAGCAGCCATACCCAAACACTCCTGCCCACAATGCTTCTCTCCTGCCTCATGTCCCAGCCCCTTCACTGCACTAGACCAAACTAAGACAAGGGCCCAGCAGACACACGCTCCTCTGGCCATAACCGTCCTTTCTCTCTTCAGCTCAGCCCTACCTTCTGGAAAGGTATCCCTGTTCTAGAAAGCTATCCCTGGCTAGTCCACCCTGGAGAAAAGACCTGCTTCTCCGTGCATATCCTATCTTCCCCATTAGGTGACATTTTCTGTACTGAGTCTGCATGTTATCACTAAGTCGGGTGTTGTCTCTTAGATTCCCAAATGTTTCTAACAGTTAGAAACTATGTCTTCCATTTCTTGGAACCCTCAGTGCCTGGAACATGGCTGGATATAAAATAGGTGCTAACTACCAGGTGGGAAGACTTGAAGGGGAACAATGGGGAGAATGCAGCTGATCTGAGCTGAGAGACACCCTTGACCCTCAGAAACTGTATGCTAGATGAATGAAGGAAACTGCATGAGTCATGGTAAAGCTCAACATGAAGAACTCAATCCTTTTATCATATTTGGTGTCAGAATTAAAGAATCAGCAGGAAATCCTTTTAAATGCAGTCTACTCATCTCCAATACAAATATGCTGTTGTATGGTTGCAActacatttaatttttcatttattttctagagTAAGAAAAAAGACAACTAATGAGGCAGAACTGATTACAGTTATCAAGAACTTCGGTGAATAGCAAATTCTGCCCTACAACAGAGGACTACAGTGTATGATAGAATCAAAAACCACCTGCTTGTGATATGAAAggtcatttgtctgtttttgagatggagtctcgctctgtcgcccatgctgttcccccatgctagagtgcagtggcacaatcttggctcattgcagcctccaactcctgggttcaagtgattctcatgcctcagcatcctgagtaactgggattacaggtgcatgccaccatgcctggcgaattttttgtattttcagtagagatagggtttcaccaggctggtcttgaactcgtaacctcaagtgatctacctgccttggcctcccaaggtgctgggaatacaggtgcaagccaccgcacctggcctttttttctttttgagagtcttgctctgtcacccacctacagtggcacaatcatagctcattgtagccccaacctcctgggctcaagcaatcttcctgcctcagcctcctgagaagctgggactataggtgcacaccaccatgcctggcttttttttttttttttttttttggtagagacagggtcttgctatgttgcctagggtggtctcaaaactcctgggctcaagtgatcttcccacctcagcctcccaatgtgctgggattataggcatgagccactgctcctggctgagaTGAAAGGTCTTACTTACTTTTCCTGGCTCTCTATTCCTGGTATGGCACTATACAAAGTCATGACATGTAAACTGAGTCACTACCTACTATTTGGGCCACTCAGAATAACTCAGACTACCATCCGCCCATCTTTTTGGAAACGTAAGTTTCCACTAAATGTTCTATGAGAGCACAGACACAGATGGAAACAGGTTATAATTAGGGAGAGCTGTTGCTCTTGGAAACTTCTGGGTTTTCATGGACCTTAGAAATCAAGTCAAAACAGGCTTCCATGCTGTTGCTGACTTACCAGCCGTTGCTGACTTAAAAACAGAGGAAGGGGCCATAAGCCAATGTACGTACATAGGTGGCCTCTAgcagctggaaaaggcaaaagaaatggattctcccctacAGCCTTCAGAAGGAATGCAACCAGATTCCACTTTGGAATTCTGACCTTCAGAACTATAAGACAAATTTGCGGTTAAAGCCATTGAGTTTGAGGTAATTTGTGATAgcaataggaaattaatacaTCTCCCCGATCAGTGTGGCTTTATTACAACCTCTGtacctgtttcctcctctgtaatgaaaataatcaaatgaaagTGATACAACAAGCTCTATTTCCGAGGGCTATGGTGAGGACCCATTGAGATAGCAGGCACACAGTGCCCCGGGGGTGGGGTACTGCAGGCATCACATGCATCTAGCAGCACAAGTGGGTTCTTCACCAGCCCATTCCCATTCCTGGGAATACGGAGGGAAAGTCAGATGTGCTGCTAACCCCAGTAGGAGAGGCTGATttgttaaaaaaacagaaatagagcaCAAATCAAAAAAATACCTAGAGCAAACAACAGAACAGACCAGTGTGGGTAAAAGGCTAAAGCTGACCCTTGGATCTGGCTGGAAAGTACTGGCCCCTACTTGCTAGGATCTTTTTCTCTGAATAGATCCTCATCAGCACTCACCTCTCGACAGAGGAAACAGCCTGGCCTCCGCACAGCCATAATCACAGCGCCATTTTTTTCCCATAGCTCCTTTGCTTTCAAAGTCCTTGGTTctaaggcagaaaaaaaggaaattcagtaTCTCCTCCCAGCCCACTCCCCATCACTAAGCAGCTCACGAACCACATGAAGTCCAGCTGAGGTCAGAGACCAGGGTTAACAGAGGCCCTGGACAGGCATTTCACATGTgggaaaagacacacacaaaacacagacAGACGGAATAGTCACCTTCCTGAGGTAAGTTAACCAAGCTTAAGAATCCTATTATATGCCCAGTCGGTCCCTCCCACCATAAACATCCTTTTTCCAACctaacattcaaaagtgggccatTTCTGGAAAAATGGCTATTTCATCTATTGCCGATGTCATCAGATATTGTAAAATAATCCTTTAGAACACAAACATGGCCCAAACTGAAAAGGTCTCAAATTTTTAACCTAAATATGTTAACTGCAATATTATTAACAGAGGAGGATAGAAGATGCCCAGCAGTAAAATGCTTTGGGGTAGTACAGTACTGTAGTTCAAGCCCAGCTCTAAGTTCCGAATAAGTTTGAATCGAGCTGCGTaaccctgggcaagttatttttgctctttgaacctcagcttcctcatttgtaaaatgcaaatatcTCACAGCTCCACTTTAGGCTACAGGGCATATTGAAAGATGAATATAAAAGTGCTCACCACAGTGTTTGGTAAATGAGTTAGTAAGGGCTCAATAGATATAAGCCCttattattttagtatttccCAGAGGGATCCATGTTCCTGTGGAATgttatgtggaaaaaaaaaggtggggtcAGGTGGGTGAGAGGGTGGGGAGAAGAGTCTATAATCAAATAAGACTGGAAAACCATGAGTTGAACAAAGCTTAACAGATCAGTCTTAGTATCTTACTAAGGTGACCTACTATGAATCTGCACAATCTCCTGCCTTCCTTTGGCAGCTGCCTTACTTACTGAACAGAAGACGAGGACTTCCACCTGGGGGGGCTAACATGGTGACCACGCCATCAGTGAGACCTTCACCACTCAAACTCTCTTGCCACTCCACTGGCATGACTGAAATCCCACCAAGTTACAGCTCTAACACTGAGAGCACACAGCAAGGAAGCAGAACTAACACATGTGAGTGTGTGGCTCTCAGCTGTTTGCGATGCACTCTAGGGGGTCCCCCAGAAGAGGGAGACAGGCAGGTCTGCTCTAACAGGTGACCTTGAAGTGCTTCTTCAGACACCGTGGCTTCATCACAGGGAGGGGCCAACCATGCCCAAATCAGCAGCAATCCAGACACCTCATTCTAATAAGCATATTCTCTGTGCCGAGCATCAGGAGCATGGAATTGGACAAACGGTGTCTCTCACACTTACTCACTCAGGAACTCCTTTTAGTTTGATGATCCCACAAACCTGAAATTCCTCAGAATATACTCTGGTAGGGCTGGTTTAGCAAAAGACCGTAATTACTACTAAATATTACGGAGCAATTTATCATTATAGTTACAGAGACAACTATAGAGAAT
It contains:
- the PRXL2A gene encoding peroxiredoxin-like 2A isoform X1, which encodes MSFLQDPSFFTMGMWSIGAGALGAAALALLLANTDVFLSKPQKAALEYLEDIDLKTLENEPRTLKAKELWEKNGAVIMAVRRPGCFLCREEAADLSSLKPKLDELGVPLYAVVKEHIKTEVKDFQPYFKGEVFLDEKKKFYGPQRRKMMFMGFIRLGVWYNFFRAWNGGFSGNLEGEGFVLGGVFVVGSGKQGILLEHREKEFGDKVNLLSVLEAAKMIKPQTLASEQK
- the PRXL2A gene encoding peroxiredoxin-like 2A isoform X3, which codes for MGMWSIGAGALGAAALALLLANTDVFLSKPQKAALEYLEDIDLKTLENEPRTLKAKELWEKNGAVIMAVRRPGCFLCREEAADLSSLKPKLDELGVPLYAVVKEHIKTEVKDFQPYFKGEVFLDEKKKFYGPQRRKMMFMGFIRLGVWYNFFRAWNGGFSGNLEGEGFVLGGVFVVGSGKQGILLEHREKEFGDKVNLLSVLEAAKMIKPQTLASEQK
- the PRXL2A gene encoding peroxiredoxin-like 2A isoform X2, whose amino-acid sequence is MDPSFFTMGMWSIGAGALGAAALALLLANTDVFLSKPQKAALEYLEDIDLKTLENEPRTLKAKELWEKNGAVIMAVRRPGCFLCREEAADLSSLKPKLDELGVPLYAVVKEHIKTEVKDFQPYFKGEVFLDEKKKFYGPQRRKMMFMGFIRLGVWYNFFRAWNGGFSGNLEGEGFVLGGVFVVGSGKQGILLEHREKEFGDKVNLLSVLEAAKMIKPQTLASEQK